TCAGCATTTCATGCTAATTCCCGACTTTACGGTTGTCGAAAATATCCTGATCGGCTTTAGGCAAAGGGGTCCCTTTTTAAATCTTAAAAAAGTAGAACAGGCTATCGCCGAACTTTCTCGCCGTTATAGACTTCAAGTGGATCCGACGGCCAGAGTTCAACACCTTTCGGTCGGAAGTCGACAACGGGTGGAGATTATCAAAGCCCTTTATCGCGGAGCCGAACTTTTGATTCTCGATGAACCTACCTCGGTTCTGACTCCCCAGGAAACCCAGGAACTTTTCCAGATCTTGCATACCCTCGCAACTCAAGGGAAGTCCGTTATTTTCATCACACACAAATTGAACGAGGTCATGCAGGTATGTGATCGGGCCACCGTATTAAGAAATGGAAGGAAAGTGGGGACGGTTAAAATTCAGCAGGGAGGGCCTGAAAAAGAAGTAACTAAAGAGAATCTGGCCCGGATGATGATCGGTAAAGAGGTTTCCCTGGGAACCGAAAGGATGGCACTTAAAAAGAAGCCTGTTCAGTTCGGTAAGGAGGTTTTAAAAGTCGAGGAACTGGAAACTATAAACGATCAAAATCGGCCTGTTTTAAAAAAAATTTCTTTTTCTGTCCGGGCGGGTGAAATTTTTGGGATTGCAGGGGTAGCCGGCAATGGTCAAAGCGAGTTGGTAGAAGTCCTGGCCGGTTTGCGTAAAGCCGTGGGTGGAAGGGTCTTCCTGAATGGTCAAGAAGTTCTGAATGAACCTCCGGGTAAGCTTTTGGAAAGAGGGATTGCCCACATTCCGGAGGATAGACTAAGGATGGGTCTTGTACTGGATTTACCCTTACCGGAAAACGCCATCCTGGGTTCTTTTCATAAAGCTCCTTTTTCCTTCAAAATAGGGAACGCTCTTCCTGGGCCTCGTTGGTTAAATTATACCGAGATTCGAAAGTTTACAGAACGCCTTATCCTTTCCTATGATATTAAAACCCCCCATCCAGAAGCTACCATGCGAATGCTTTCGGGGGGAAATCAGCAAAAATTTATAGTAGGTCGCGAACTTACCCGGTCTCCGAAAGTACTGCTGACCGTTCAGCCCACTATGGGTCTCGATATAGAAGCTACTGAGTTTGTTCATCAGAAACTCTTAGAACAACGAGAGAATCAGGTGGCCATTCTCTTAATTTCCACCGAACTGGATGAAATATTAGCCCTCAGTGATCGCGTGGCCGTCCTCTATGAAGGGCAAATTGTCGGACTCCTTCCTGCCGACCAGGCTGATAGAGAAATCCTGGGACGCTGGATGAGTGGATTATGAAAAAGCCGGTAGAGAAAAATGCAGGGAAAAACAGGAAAGTCCAGGAATGGAGAAGGGAGAGATCCCTCCTGTTCCTCTATTCCCCCCTTCTCTCATTTTTTCTTGGGATTCTACTGGCCTTCCTGCTGAGTAGTCTTCTCATAAGTTGGGTAGGTGCTAGCCCCCTGTTAGCCTTTAAAGCCCTTATTTTGGGGGCTTTTGGGAGTTTAAATGGCTTTACGGAAACCCTTGTTAAGGCGACTCCGTTGATGTTAACGGGACTTGGGTTATGTGTGGCCTTTCGAAGTAAAGTTTGGAATATAGGAGCCGAAGGTCAGATTCACCTGGGCGCTTTAGCAACCACTTTAATGGGAATTTACCTGCCCTGGTTTCCTTCTTTCATTTCCTTACCTCTTACGGGATTGGCTGGTTTCTTTGCCGGAGGCCTCTGGGCAGCCATACCCGGATGGCTCAAGATACGATGGGGAGTTAACGAGATTATTACCACCTTAATGATGAACTATATTGCCATTCTCGGGATTAACTATGCTGTTCATGTTCCCTTAAAAGAACCCGGTGGATTTTTACCCCAGTCGGCCTTGATTCAACCGTCTGTGGAACTTCCAATTTTAGTTGAACGAACCCGACTCCATGCCGGTATTCTTCTGGGAATTGCCGGAGCCGGAGCCCTCCACATCCTCTTAGCACGGACTACGTTGGGGTATCAAATTCAGGTTGTCGGTTTAAATCCAGATGCCGGTCGATATAGTGGAATTCCCGTAGGAAAAATTATCCTCATCGCCATGGTTCTCAGTGGAGGATTTGCCGGTTTAGCCGGTATGGGGGAAATTGCCGGAGTTCATCATCGCCTTCTGGAAAATTTCTCACCAGGATACGGATATACTGCCATTGTGGTTGCTTTACTTGCACATTTAAAACCTCTGGCTGTAATCTTAGTTAGTATGCTATTTGCGGCTCTCATTGTTGGAGCAGATACCATGCAACGGGTCGCAGGAGTTCCTAACTCTTTAGTATTGATTATTGAAAGCCTCATCGTTCTCTTTGTATTGGGAAGTCGTTCGTTGTTCCATGTTCGTTATCCGTTGCTTTTCGTAAAGGATAACGAACATAAAACAACGGATGGAAAGCTACGGATATCTTAACCCAAGCTTTTATTGTTGGAGTTCTAGCATCGGGAGTACGGCTGGCCGTTCC
The genomic region above belongs to Candidatus Limnocylindrales bacterium and contains:
- a CDS encoding ABC transporter ATP-binding protein; protein product: MEIEAGEVHALLGQNGAGKTTLMNILYGLYQPDFGQIYFKDQKVKISSPRKAIELGIGMVHQHFMLIPDFTVVENILIGFRQRGPFLNLKKVEQAIAELSRRYRLQVDPTARVQHLSVGSRQRVEIIKALYRGAELLILDEPTSVLTPQETQELFQILHTLATQGKSVIFITHKLNEVMQVCDRATVLRNGRKVGTVKIQQGGPEKEVTKENLARMMIGKEVSLGTERMALKKKPVQFGKEVLKVEELETINDQNRPVLKKISFSVRAGEIFGIAGVAGNGQSELVEVLAGLRKAVGGRVFLNGQEVLNEPPGKLLERGIAHIPEDRLRMGLVLDLPLPENAILGSFHKAPFSFKIGNALPGPRWLNYTEIRKFTERLILSYDIKTPHPEATMRMLSGGNQQKFIVGRELTRSPKVLLTVQPTMGLDIEATEFVHQKLLEQRENQVAILLISTELDEILALSDRVAVLYEGQIVGLLPADQADREILGRWMSGL
- a CDS encoding ABC transporter permease — translated: MKKPVEKNAGKNRKVQEWRRERSLLFLYSPLLSFFLGILLAFLLSSLLISWVGASPLLAFKALILGAFGSLNGFTETLVKATPLMLTGLGLCVAFRSKVWNIGAEGQIHLGALATTLMGIYLPWFPSFISLPLTGLAGFFAGGLWAAIPGWLKIRWGVNEIITTLMMNYIAILGINYAVHVPLKEPGGFLPQSALIQPSVELPILVERTRLHAGILLGIAGAGALHILLARTTLGYQIQVVGLNPDAGRYSGIPVGKIILIAMVLSGGFAGLAGMGEIAGVHHRLLENFSPGYGYTAIVVALLAHLKPLAVILVSMLFAALIVGADTMQRVAGVPNSLVLIIESLIVLFVLGSRSLFHVRYPLLFVKDNEHKTTDGKLRIS